The genomic interval GAACCAGTTTGCGGTTAATCATGCAACAATAATTGTCATTTCTGCTGCGTTCACTACAGCTTTAGATTGCGTACACTAAAATCTTCTAATTCTGCAAAGCTTGGCtgaatttaagttttacttttttacggatgtgttattgtttattttaaaaagggtcacaagctgttttattgcaATCACATTTAAAGTTGTAATATTTTCATATCTTTTATCATGTGCACACAGAGCAGTGTGCAATGTACTGAATTTTTGACATTGAAATAAAGTCACCATTTTGTTGGATGATTCAGTTTTTCTTTCAGGAGTCTGGCAGATCATAAGTTCAGATCATAAAACCTtctaaaatgtatacttttatttaaaagtttggggttggtacgattttttaaaaatgtttttgaaagaagtctcttatgctcacagaggctgcatttatttaatctaaattaccttaaaacagtaatattttgaacaattattataatttaaaataactgaaatcattcgaacaggctgatttgctgctcaagaaacatttctgattattatcagtgatgaaaatgttgtgtagatttttttttttgtaaaccatGGTacacccttgctgaataaaagtattaatttctttgaaaaaaaacatcttactgaccccaaacttttgaactgtatacTGGTATGACCAGATAATGTTCAACTAAGTTGTACTATAAAAACTTTTCATTCATGTAACAAGAATTTGTGTAAAttgtttgaattgaattgaatctgACAGTTTACGCAAGAATAGATTTACAACATACACAGAAAATTGTGCAACTGAGTAAACAGACACAAGAATACACGTTGAATAAGCTTATTTTTACATGTAAATTGTCAAATGGGTTTTACTTTTGTGAGCTGTTTTAAGTTATTTAACCATTATGTTGATGCTTctcataatttaaattattttgaaaaaggAGTTCGCTACTATAAAAGATGCTAACAAAAAGTagctaatattttttttaaatatgtaactgattatataatttacagttttgtcattttaattttgtagcATTTTGTCTCACCAAACTAAAAGTAGCTCATTGGTCAAAAACAATGTCCATTGTCTATAGAGTGTAATAGTTGTTCTGGAAGAAAactctccatagggaaatttatttttaacaataacttataaacTATTAAAGTCAGCCCTGCTGTGAGCTATGAGGTTGTTAATAGATGGTATTTGCTTATGTTGAAGCCGTCAGTATGCATTATATCAATAATAATCGTGTTTAAAGCGGAATTCAAGGTGAAACTGCATTACCCAtaatgctgtacagaaaattccaccaatcaaaGAGTGGAAACAAGCAAAATGCCCCAAAAGATCTTGTTATCTTCGCCCATTCCCATGAAGCACGACGAATGACGTAATCGAGtctctcatcgcttcataaaattaaggttgaaccactgcagtcacgtggactattttaacaatgtctttagtacctttctggaccttgaaagtggtggttaaattgctgtcaatgggggataaaaaaaaaacctctcggatttcatcaaaaatatgttatttgtgttccaaagatgaacgaaggtcttacgggtttggaacgacatgagggtgagtaattaatgacagaattttcaactttgggtgaactaaccctttaattactcatcctcgtgttgttccacatccgtaagacttCAGAACacgaagatatttttaatgaaatctgagagctctctgtccctccattgacagtctacgcaactaccactttcaagccccagaaaggtagtaaagacatcattaaagtaatccatgtgactccaatGGTttacctcaattttatgaagcgaagcaagtgctttgtttgcgcaaaaaaacataatttaccacgctttggataatattgttttgtaaataaagtggttaattatgtttttttgtgcaaacaaagcacttacGTTGCTTCATTAAATTGAAGTTGGATtacacatggattactttaatgatgtttttcctACCTTTCCACACCttaaaagtggtagttgcgttggctgtcaatggagggacagaaacctctcggatttcattaaaaatatcttcatttgtgttccgaagatgaacgaaggtcttacagatgtggaacgacatgagggtgagtaaataatggattaactaaccctttaaatgcttgaaaaaAAGTTTCGAAGCCACTTGAAAGAAAGTTCTGAAGCAGAATGCTTGATTTGCAGGGTGTGATCTGAAATGGCTACAAAGGATCATCACATCTAAAAATGATTTTCCCATTGGAGGCCCTGTCATGGTCCGGACCACCTCCATGACAGGAGATCAGGGGTAAAGGAGCTGACCTTTCAGTGCTGTGAGTCAGATGATGTTGATGGGGTGTGCGCTTGTGTTTGTAGAAGGTTCATGATAGCCGCGTGGGATTTCCTGTCTCTCTTTGCTAATATTCTGCTCACATTATTATTACCCCTTTCAGACGCCATGTGTGCGTCGCCCTGTCCTCCTCGTTCACACTCTCTGTTCTCTCGAACACTCTCAGCAGGCACATCTGTCCAGCGCACGCTCGCCCCAATACACTTTCCTCTTGCGCTCAGCAGGAACATCTGTCCATGGCAAAGTCCACACCGTGTACCGAACCTCTTCCACTCTCCAACTGTTTCTCTTCCCCCCGAATTCTTCATCCACTTTCAAAAGTTTTCTTTGCATTTCAAATGATGAGTCTTGGAGAGGCgtggtttttaaaagttttccaCAAACTGTTGGACATTCATTACGGTTTGAAGTCTTCAGGCGATCAATCTCTTGCTCTGTGGAGAAACGGTTCTTTAGATCCCGACCCGAGCTTGTCCCATCCTTCTGCCAGCGTCGATAGGAAGTGGGACATTGAAGTTTAAAAATGAGTCCGAACGGCGATGGATCACCATGCACGCGGCACGGCCGACAATTACTCACTGACCTTTCAGAGAAATCCTTGAATGTCTTTTTCCCTTGCTTGAGTTACAGACTTGTAGCGATTTTGCTCGGCttgattactttttttgtttgtttagtttgttttatcACCCTGTTTAAAACGATTTCTCGTGGCGTACTCTCTATGCAGCTCATACGCTGAAGGGCATTACGGCCCTCGCTAACCGAGGTCATTGATTTTTTGCCGCTTGATTTATGGGGCGAGGGAAACTCCTCTGGAGAGCAGGTCCCATGCCGACCAATGAAATGGCGTCGTCGGAGACGCTGTTGAACCTAGACTTTCATCAAGCGCCCAGGGTAAGCAGTATGGATAGTGGCCCATTGTGTTGTCCGAAGATAATTGGGTGCGTTCAAGACCTCGCTGAGTCAAAAATCGGAACAATACAACAGATTCAGTGCCAATGCCGCTGCTGTAGAGGCAACCAGTCCATCTAACCAAACAGAGGTTACTAACCTGTTGAATTCATGAGATGCACCTCAGCCGTTCAGTAGCACACAGTCGTGCAACTGCAAGGTGGTCGATTCCCAGATTGGAGTTAAATGAATGATTTGTTCTTGCATCCTGTAGTGGCAGGGCATCACTGGCAGGTCTATACTATTGGCATACGTGTCGTTTTGTGGTTGCGCTGTTACCTTCAAAGCTCATTCTCAGGGATACGTGAATAAACATTTCCAATAGCTTCATTTTTCACTGTGCCGTGACCTAGAACATCAACTTGACTAAAAAGGGAACTGTAGTGCAGAAGTTTGGGTTGCACATCTAAAAGTTAAAGAAACACATGTCAagtaatgtaaacatttttgatTCAAAAGTCCAAATGAATTAAGtctaaaaaatgctgtgttaaaaaaaaacaaaaaacatttctgggTTATTTGGCAACCCAGCGCTGGGTGAAAATTAAACAGAACACATGCTGTTTTATACATTAACCcatttgctgtttgtttttttgtcagtgCTGGGTCAGTCAATTTGATACTGaaggtttttcattttaaataataaaaatgcattctAAAATCTCTGTTGTATATAGGACAGGAACAGTTCATATAAGTTAcactattttttattcagtggcaagTCAGtcttttacaataataaaatactcaaaaaacatttagcaAATGTTTTAGGACGTGACAGGAGCAGCATCAGCAGCCAATATGGAAATCTGTGGGAAGAAAACTGGTATCAGTAGGCTGTTCCAGTTCATTAAATGACAATCTTATATAGGcctattcatttttgaaaagttacataaaaacaacttttacaCATGACAGCGATGTCGCGTCGTGTTTCAGCCCTGGTCGCGGATTTGTTTTGTGGGAGGTAAAACTTCCATGGTGGCGCCGACGCGTCGTTTGGCTAGCGTCTCAAGCAGAGTTAGCTGCGATgtacatgtaaacaaaaaaaggtaaaatgtgAGAATACAGATGTTTTCCTATTTCCAGTACAGTAATAATTTGATAGGAATGCAATacaaaccttaatttcattCCGGAAGTTTCCCCTCAGGACGTTTTCTctcagaaaagaaaagaaaatgaccgTTGTATCCAGTTTAAACCGGTTTGGCACAGACTACCCAACATTGGGTTACACTGACCCAGCGCTGGGTAGGTATGTGATGACCCAGCAGCTGAGTTACagaaaaactacccagcacctgggtaaaaatattaaaaaataacccaataaaATGACCCAACAGGCTGAGcccagcatttgggttaaaaaacaaaactcattttttagaGTATTGTTTTATCCGTGCTGGACTAAACTTTTCATCCAAATGTTCATCTAttgacataaaatataaaatgtgtgtgtgtgtatgtatgtgtacagataacattttagtaattaagttatatatttgaattataCTCTCCATTGATTACAATTTGTTTTACCCAAAacagtttttgatatttttgttacatttttattgtttaaatactgttactataataattttgtatttatttaaacatataaaaattCTATCCAAATCCTTTAAGtagtttgtaatatatttaatggCCTTTTTTAACTTAAGAAAGTATTCCATAGTTTATTTATCTCAATTCAGTGTTAATGATCAGTAGGTTCCCTATAgagtgtgacaacatgccccgctGTATTTCAAGTGTGTTTAACAGTCTAgacttgtttttattattattattattattattatgtctcTCCTGTGTAGGTGTTTGATCTAGTAGATGTCTTTGATTTTGCGTTTTGGTGTGTTATAAGACAGCGCTGggtctctccctccctcttctCTCTCGTGTCCTGCGCTGCGCTCACACTCACGCAGAGCGTCTCAGTTCTccagattttcatgacatccaCCTTTATCCAGCTCATCCCGTCTTTTGTGCACAGAGGAAAGACTTTAAAAGCGAGGGAAGGATACCGGGGTTGTCTTCAAGGATCTCAGGCAGCTTTTCTCGTCTGTCAGTGGAGTTTTTCTTTGCGCGTCCACATGTGGAGAGACGCTGCTGGTGATGCGCTTCTGGAGAGATGCTGATGCTGAAGCAGGGCTGTGAGTGAGCCAACATCAGCAGAAAACAAGTTAAGTGAGAGAAGAggacaagaagaaaaaaaaaagagaggctGTTTGGGGCCCGGGCCAAAAGTTCATTAACAAAACCTAtcggactttttttctcatctgTAGTGGTGCCTCTCCAACCTTCAAAATTTCGCCCAAAAGCAGACAGGAGGATCGGCCGGTGCTGACGCGGCTCGTCGGCAGGAAGCGGCTGATCGCGGCTGGGGTGCTTGGTGTGGTCATGGTCCTGGTGCTTGTGATCCTAATCCCGGTTTTGGTGAGCTCTGCCGGGACATCCGCCGCGCACTACGAGATGCTCGGCACCTGCAGGATGGTTTGCGATCCTTACGGTACCAAATCTCCGACCAGCACGGTCTCAGCAGATCCGGCCCGGGACAGCAACCTTATGCAGTCTTTACCAACTTTTATACAAGGTCCGAAAGGTGAACCGGGACGCCCGGGGAAAGTGGGACCGAGGGGGCCTCCCGGTGAACCCGGACCACCCGGACCCCCTGGACCTCCTGGAGAGATGGGGGAACCGGGTCGACCTGGATTACCCGGGCAGCCGGGACCAAATATGGCCACCGGTGCCATCAGCGCGGCCACCTACAGCACCGTGCCCAAAATCGCCTTTTACGCAGGGCTCAAAAAACAGCACGAGGGCTACGAGCTGCTGAAGTTTGACGACGTGGTCACGAATCTCGGGAATCATTATGACCCCACCACGGGCAAATTCACCTGCTCCATACCGGGAATATACTTCTTTACCTACCATGTGCTCATGCGAGGAGGAGACGGAACTAGCATGTGGGCTGATCTGTGCAAGAACAACCAGGTgagcgcgcgcgcgcgcacacactcAAACAAACGCGCACAACTTAAGGCACTaaaatatgacataaaacattcaataaacctaataatttttctttctttctaaaatATGTTCAGGGATAAAAGGTGCGTTGATTCATCTGATAATGTAAACGATTGTTTCCATCCTCAGAAAATCACACGTGAAAATTTTCTGTTCAAATGAAGGATTCTTGTAGTTTTTCAAAAATCTCAGATCTTCTGCATGTAAAATATGTGTATTGAAATGATTATTTAGATAACTTCTGACCTATTTATGTGTATAAAATCATTTTCCAAAAGGGCTGTTGAAATATATATGAGATAAAGGGATCAGACTATCACGACCATCAAACCATgaacagtaattaattactactTAAAGTTATTAATGACTATTGTTTGTAAcctatatttattaatattattattattacagtatttcaaaatgtagtactaatataaataacaacaacaataataactagtattatcaatattattattattaacttttaTATCAATTTCACTACATTTTAATCAACTGCTGAACTTTTCATGTCATATTCTGGTGTTCTGATTtgagaaatgtattttaaaacaatgagCAGTATCTTTCTTCCAGGTGTTTATGGATGAATGcaggtgttttttgtttgtatttataataatcCAGCACTTTTAGCTTTTACTAATTTAAtcaggaagagaaaaaaaatccatttgtcTAATGAAATTAATTGACatctttatttcaataaaatagTATCAGACTTGAGTTCATGTAGGAATTTGGATTGGGTTTTTGATTGGGTAGAGcgcttaaaaattaattttggatTGAGCAGTTTCACAAGGTGAAAATTAATGACTTCAATGTATTCACACCTAAGTTATAAACGTAAATCAAATGTGTTAATAGATGCAACACCTTGCAATTTTACATGCTTCATGTAACACCAGGATCCAGTTTTTGCTcacaacaacataaaatatatcacaatatatatcCTCAGAtccaataaataattttgtcatattttgacATACTTAAAACAATGGCATgcatattacaataaaatacaaaagtCACATGCCAATGTTTTAAGTCCTGGTGTATCTTAAAGAAACAATTAGGCACATTTTGTTAATACCAAAGGTTTCTGGGTGTGGCCAATATGATAATAttaacatatatatttacatatatatgttATACTTCACTAAACACGCAGACCTTACccaatctttttatttttttgctgggTTTTATTAGGTCTATAAAGACTTGAGACCTAATATATACGCATGGAAAGCCTGTATATCATATGCAGTTTCGCCATCTGACAGCTGAAACGTTGCACTAAATGTTCTTTTCCTCCCGCAGGTCCGTGCCAGCGCCATCGCCCAGGACGCAGATCAAAACTACGACTACGCCAGCAACAGCGCCGTTCTTCACCTGGAGCCCGGAGACGAAGTCTACATCAAACTAGACGGGGGAAAAGCCCATGGGGGGAACAACAACAAGTACAGCACCTTCTCTGGTTTTATTATATACGCCGATTAGGACATACGCACCTACTCCAGACGGTCTATCCTGTCCCCCTCTGCtattcctcttcttcttcttcttcttttttttttttgcatatttttcctTTGGGCCCGGGGCAAGCAGACAGACCTGCTCAAACACCCCTCATCATTAGTCTGTAGATGTGGGTTTGAAGGCAGAACTCTTTGCCCTGCAATCCAAAAATCAAgaaccaaaaagaaaaaaagcctgGAGAAAGAAGCACTTCATCACGGAGGAGAAGAAGCttctgaggaggaggaggaggttaCTGTGTGTCTTTCTATGTCTGTGGCCATCAAAGAAGCCTGTGAGATGTTTTATAATATGTAACCCGACATAATCAACTATATGTGCAATAACGTAAACTACGATATTTGTTATTCCAATTCCATCTCGGTAATACCTGACTAGTCAGATGCCTAAATGAGTTTGAATCATGAAGCATTAACCCAAATGATATCATCATCCATTAGATATCCTCTATAAATGATCCTCTCGTGTTCCTCTTGCATAATATATATCTGCTAAAACACTGCAGATATTTGTTCCCTGACTGTTTGTGAGTGCTGATTATGAATTAGggacataaaacaaaaaatataccTTGGTGGTTAATGGCTTGCAGTGAAATAATATTCCAGTTAATGCTTTCAGCGATTTACTTTTAGTCTGCAGTGTCAGGGTGTCAaaagccgttttttttttttggggtgtGTAATGTCAGCCGGCATCTTTTATTGCACACAGACGTATACTAGACCGAGAAGGAATATGTTTCTTGTGGTATTTAGAGCACTATGCAGAGTATGGGTGTtaatatgtaaatgtgtatCTATCTTCAGAGATTTCCAGAATGTGATTAATAATATTGCATCttattttcagtgtaaataTGGTAATggatctctttttttcttttcaatatgAAAGAGCATCAGGTGACCGTTATGTATCTGCGTCACTCTCATCTCCAGGTTGGGATGGCAGGGAATGTGTGTGATGAATTATTACCCGaggattattttttcttttcctgttCTGCTGCTGTAATTCTCATTCACATCTACAACCCTTCAAACACATTTTCCATTAAATGGAAATTGATCAGATATGTGCATTTTCCTTATTTTATCTATCAGTGAATCAGACTATTGGTGCGTCCAAAATGGCGTGTTTGAGTAGGTACATTTTAAGTTGAACTTACTTCGTGACCATTAAAAAGGTACGTtctatataatatgaatatgggtagtacGAATGAAATTCggatgtactacatccgccatgttgttactgtcatgtgacctaccagcttcgtggcctcatgggatagtaaagtgtccatcgaatgcgcaTTTCAAAATCTCAGCAGAAGAATTAGGTCATCCGGGGattttttgcctactgtttttttgaatactatgaatttggacatactactcttttggcTCTTTTTTTCTCCTACTAGAGAAGTGTTTAAGGAAgattgtttccgccatgaaataaaagataaaaaaggcaattgcaactttttttctcgcaactttttttcaggattgtgagatataaacttgcaattgcgtgttatgtCCAATTATGtcagaattgtttatatctcacaattctgactttataactcgcaattgcatatataaactcacaattcggacttattttataattttttataagacgcaattgtgagtttatatcaagcagttctgactttataactcacaattgtgagtttatatagtaattctgagtaaaaaaatcagaattgcatgataaaaacttgccattgtgagaaaaagtcagaaatgtgactttatatgtagcaattgacccttcgccgggagtttgattgacaagcgatctagcCAATCATAATGCagaatctgccattttgtccgacaaagcagtcaggagttagaagtttaacctcggtggacttgaacttgaaaaatggtgtgtacagaccagggttgccaggttttcacaacaaaacccgcccaattgcttctcaaaactagcccaaaactagcccaatctgATTTCAGGGGGGGTCTCACTGTTAAAATCGAGTTCCAGGGGGTAAAATTCGCGTTTTTGGTGGggctcccctggtaaaattcgcattccagggggtaaatatcatgttattttggGTCGATTCAACCCGCGTACATTAAAAACCAACCCACgccaacagtgtaaaagtatccCAATTGGCACCAGCTTGGCAACACTGGTACAGACGTTTTTCTGCGTTTGAAACTAAATTCCTtctcatgttaattcatgtttatttgaagctataaatgaactagaaggaagagatgattggttcacgAGCTGCTTGttacgacacattaaagagcaacaaaacagtttttactgttcgaataaaaaaaataaaaaaaatacacaatttgaaagctgggactttgtttaatatcataagtaacctgctctgtcttgtctgtcgacgtgttgtcagtgtcctctttgctccgcgatgtatttttcactctgtgtggcgtgatAGCgacatggcttgtcggacaaagcaacagtaactaaggggggcgggtctttgtgaagggtcaattctgactttataacacacagttctgactttataactcacaattgtgagaaaaaaagtaagaatcgtgagataaaaagtagcaattaccttttttatttagtggcagaaacaagcttccatgagTGTTTGAATTTGGATGCAGCTTATGTTCTCTTACAtgtaatcagtgttatttaggCCTTCCTTCTGATTCACTTGTTGTGATGGTTTTGGCCCTCAGTTTGTGGTGTGTTTATGAATACGCAACCCATTTACTTCTGCAATGTAACATACAGTATTTCTGAGTGAATCAGAAACATTCTATAaaggaaaaagtgtggaaaGGGATTTTATTCAATGGGAACTGAATGGATGAGGCCGTGGCCTTGGTTTAAAATGACATGCACCAATGAATCATTCGCAATAAGACAAAAAACTGGTATTAAGAAATTATAAAAGTCTCAATTTAAATTTCATGGGCAATTTCAGTGCTATATTATAAAGACAGATGCCATAGATGacaataaaggttctttactggcatctatggttccatgaagaacctttaacatccatggaacctttccatacccaaaagagggtttttgcagtgatgccatagaagaaccatatttggttccccaaagaacctttcaagtgaacagttcttaaaagaaccatttttttcctAGTGTGAAgagcattttaataatctaaagaaccctttTCCACTATGAAAAAACGTTCTGTGCAATGGAAAGCATccaaggttctttatggaaaggttctttatggaaccatcaatgACAATAAAGATCTTAAGAGTAGttgaaaaaggttctttagtttattaaaatgttcttcacactaagaaaaaaatggttcttttaaaaactgttcactgATACATCTTTTCCACCAAGGCAGTTTGAGTGCTACTTCAGAGCCAGAGcctagtttcaaatcagttctttgtctttcGACACCCAAAGAACCAGCTCTGAACTAGGAAAAGTGGTTTGTAAGTAGCACCAAAGCATTGCTGGTCTAGAAGTAAGAACCGCTTGCATCAGGGGCTGGGGTAGGGTTACCGTGACCAACAAGATGATCAGAAACTTGTGACCGCCATTTTTGAAATAGCAGCTAATCGAGCTAATAGTAGATCGATTGTAATCTCCGTCTAAACAAATTATAACGAGCTGCACAAACACATTGGATTGGCTGTACTTGGATGCCGATGTAGGTTCGCAAACCCTTGAGCATCAATAGTAACGCAACATCCGCCATTGTTgatggtgtgtttgtgtttggcaCTGCCACTCTGGCATTGCTGGGAAAGATGAGACGTATACAATGACATAAGACCTGGCTCTGTGGTGGCTCTCTAGCTTGTGGAAAGGCAAACCGGTTCTTAGAAGGCTCGACAGTAAACCAACCCAGTTCATGCTGGTGGAAAAGGAgtaggttctttggggaaccaaaaacgtttcttctatggcatcaatGCGGAAACCCCCTTTTAGAATCTGTGTTTTTAAGAGTGGAAAGTTTTATAGTAGGACTGATTGAATCTTCAAACAGCATTTGAGTTTGGGGTGAATGTTTGGACCATCAAGGCACTGCCGGATCAGAGCTTATATAAACAGTTCCTGCAGGTAGTAAATGTTTTTACCTTCTATCACACTCAAATGGAAGATGTTTGTTTCTCCGAGTCTAGTGAGTCTGGCTGGTTGTTTGGGCTTTATAGGGTCCTTCCTCTTTCTCAGATTAAAATGTAGACGGTGAAGGTCAGATGGAGGACTCGCTTACACACTCCAGATGGAGGTCTCGCCTCTACAGCTGtgattgaatgaaaatgaatcaCTCTAGATGAATTCAGTCTTTTAATAATGTCAAACAGATACTCAGTAATACAGATGGATATTTGGTGCAGTTTACGTACCGCTCTCTCAAAGTTGACATAAAACAATTGCATGCATTTCCCTTCATGCATTAAGTTTTATTCTATAGGAAATGTGTGAGACCGGGCCAATCAGCGAGAGGTCAAACAGGAGTCAACTCTCTGTGTAAAACACTCACGAACCCTGGCATAAAGACAGCCTTTTATAATGAGCTCACACTCTTTGTGCCTCTCCTTATTTTGCTTTCCTttggaaaaaagtaatctgattacttaactcgagttacttgtaatgcgttaccccttATGAATATGAATCTCATAAACTGAAATGGTCCATTGCCTTGTTCCATTAagatttatatgttttattaagctctagttttattttttaatcatttaaattttcAATCCATAATCAATTTGATGTGATTTTACTATACAATTGAAATTTGTAAATCTTGAAAACAGGCTatagaaatttttttttgagtgtactatggtttttcttcagtttatgatattttttataaagacAGAGTTTAACCTGAGGATTTATTACAACCTTATTTCACGAATCATCCATAAATATTTATAGATCtgataaataaaagcatttagAGCTAACTAATCCGCTTTTATAAGCTTTTCTGTCCCCTCAGCTTCAGGGGTCACAGGGCAACATGTTCTGAATCCCATTCCAGGGCTCAGAGGATTTG from Ctenopharyngodon idella isolate HZGC_01 chromosome 23, HZGC01, whole genome shotgun sequence carries:
- the c1ql3a gene encoding complement C1q-like protein 3, with protein sequence MVLVLVILIPVLVSSAGTSAAHYEMLGTCRMVCDPYGTKSPTSTVSADPARDSNLMQSLPTFIQGPKGEPGRPGKVGPRGPPGEPGPPGPPGPPGEMGEPGRPGLPGQPGPNMATGAISAATYSTVPKIAFYAGLKKQHEGYELLKFDDVVTNLGNHYDPTTGKFTCSIPGIYFFTYHVLMRGGDGTSMWADLCKNNQVRASAIAQDADQNYDYASNSAVLHLEPGDEVYIKLDGGKAHGGNNNKYSTFSGFIIYAD